ACGAATCTCCCAGCTAAACTCTTATCAACCGCCGCAGCGTAACACACCTTGAAACACGAACTCTCGGCCGGCGTGACCTGCTCGTGAACGATCAGACTGGACGATCATGCCTTGTTGGCCGGCGCGAAGCCGGCGATGAGGTCCCTGACCTCTTCGCTGGTGGCCCGATCGAGCGCCGTCCTCTCGTCGGGGTCCTTGACGTCGCACTTGGCCCCCGCCCTGAGCAGCTCCTCGATCTTGGGCACGTCGCCCTCGGACGCGGCGAGCAAGAGCAGGATGTCCACCGGGTGGGTGCCCTGGCTCAGCAGCGCCTCCATCTTGTCGTAGGTGCCCTCCACCGCCAGCATCCCCATGTAGTTGAAGTACTGCACGGATTCCATTCAACTCACATCACACCCCATTGTGAGATTACACGAGCAGCGGAAATTCA
This is a stretch of genomic DNA from Brachypodium distachyon strain Bd21 chromosome 1, Brachypodium_distachyon_v3.0, whole genome shotgun sequence. It encodes these proteins:
- the LOC100831388 gene encoding protein LHCP TRANSLOCATION DEFECT — its product is MASIPCTIQLATSTSSRRTSPRVPPQGTALLGRGAARRTQGWLRLGEAAPARESGRVRFFKFGNKDAEGAGIYGSQARDDFDRDDVEQYFNYMGMLAVEGTYDKMEALLSQGTHPVDILLLLAASEGDVPKIEELLRAGAKCDVKDPDERTALDRATSEEVRDLIAGFAPANKA